Proteins found in one Megalobrama amblycephala isolate DHTTF-2021 linkage group LG5, ASM1881202v1, whole genome shotgun sequence genomic segment:
- the flvcr2a gene encoding feline leukemia virus subgroup C receptor-related protein 2 isoform X1: MCEKGDSHFGKDALQTGPTTKSNMDHVEISECRDMNTVPICSNTRLYRRRWLILFVFSSNSLCNAFQWIQYGIINNIFMKFYSVSSFAIDWLSMVYMLTYIPFIFPVTWLLERKGLRVIGLLAASINCVGTWIKVASVQPSRFWVTMLGQFTCSFAQLFILGMPSQVASVWFGSDEVSTACAIGVFGNQLGIAIGFLLPPVLVPNVDDISELAQHISVMFYITAGVASLIFVLVVFVFQEKPKTPPSLAQVALRDMPMGQNSYMASISRLFRNKPFILLLISYGLNVGCFYAVSTLLNRMIIEHYPGEEVNAGRIGLTLVIAGVVGSLICGIWLDKTKTYKQTTLSVYLLSFVGMVIYTFTLNLGHLWVVFLTSGALGFFMTGYLPLGFEFAVELTYPESEGTSSGLLNCSAQMFGIAFTIIQGKIIDHFSTLAGNIFLCVFLLIGFIMTVLIKSDLRRQKANQKSQTEMNANSSIHSQDGKSLPVKEVKM, from the exons ATGTGCGAAAAAGGCGACAGTCACTTTGGAAAGGACGCTCTTCAGACAGGACCGACGACGAAAAGTAACATGGATCACGTTGAAATTTCCGAATGCAGAGACATGAACACTGTTCCCATCTGTAGTAACACTCGTTTGTACAGGAGAAGGTGGCTCATTCTGTTCGTCTTCAGCTCAAATTCACTGTGCAACGCGTTCCAGTGGATCCAGTATGGAATCATCAACAACATCTTCATGAAATTCTACAGCGTCTCTTCATTCGCCATCGACTGGCTGTCAATGGTCTATATGTTGACTTATATCCCCTTCATATTCCCTGTCACATGGCTGCTGGAGAGGAAGGGGCTCCGGGTGATCGGTCTGCTCGCAGCCTCCATCAACTGCGTGGGAACGTGGATCAAAGTGGCCAGCGTTCAGCCCAGCCGTTTCTGGGTCACTATGCTCGGACAGTTCACGTGTTCCTTTGCTCAACTGTTCATTTTAGGGATGCCGTCTCAGGTCGCGTCCGTGTGGTTCGGTTCTGATGAAGTGTCCACCGCCTGCGCCATCGGCGTGTTTGGAAACCAG CTTGGTATTGCTATTGGCTTCTTGCTCCCGCCCGTTCTTGTGCCCAACGTGGATGACATCAGTGAACTGGCTCAACACATCAGCGTCATGTTCTACATCACCGCCGGTGTGGCCAGCCTCATCTTTGTGCTGGTTGTGTTCG TGTTTCAAGAAAAACCCAAAACCCCTCCGTCTCTGGCTCAGGTGGCGCTCAGAGACATGCCCATGGGACAGAACTCATACATGGCTTCAATCTCAAGACTTTTCCGCAACAAGCCCttcatcctcctcctcatcaGCTACG GACTGAACGTTGGATGTTTCTACGCCGTTTCCACACTGTTGAACAGGATGATAATAGAGCATTACCCC GGTGAAGAGGTGAATGCTGGGAGAATTGGCTTGACTCTTGTCATTGCTGGCGTGGTGGGCTCTCTGATCTGTGGAATTTGGCtagacaagaccaagacttaTAA GCAGACGACTCTCTCAGTTTATCTGCTGTCGTTTGTGGGGATGGTGATCTACACCTTCACCCTGAACCTGGGTCATCTGTGGGTCGTGTTCCTCACATCAGGAGCGCTGGG GTTCTTCATGACGGGTTATCTGCCGCTGGGTTTTGAGTTTGCAGTGGAGCTGACGTACCCAGAGTCAGAGGGAACCTCGTCAGGACTGCTCAACTGCTCAGCACAG ATGTTTGGAATCGCATTCACCATCATTCAAGGCAAAATCATCGATCACTTCAGCACACTGGCCGGCAACATCTTCCTCTGTGTGTTCCTCCTCATCGGCTTCATCATGACAG TGCTTATAAAATCTGACCTGCGGCGACAGAAGGCCAACCAAAAGTCTCAGACAGAGATGAATGCT
- the flvcr2a gene encoding feline leukemia virus subgroup C receptor-related protein 2 isoform X2 gives MPSENNAVVILYFLPHQLGIAIGFLLPPVLVPNVDDISELAQHISVMFYITAGVASLIFVLVVFVFQEKPKTPPSLAQVALRDMPMGQNSYMASISRLFRNKPFILLLISYGLNVGCFYAVSTLLNRMIIEHYPGEEVNAGRIGLTLVIAGVVGSLICGIWLDKTKTYKQTTLSVYLLSFVGMVIYTFTLNLGHLWVVFLTSGALGFFMTGYLPLGFEFAVELTYPESEGTSSGLLNCSAQMFGIAFTIIQGKIIDHFSTLAGNIFLCVFLLIGFIMTVLIKSDLRRQKANQKSQTEMNANSSIHSQDGKSLPVKEVKM, from the exons ATGCCATCTGAGAATAATGCAGTTGTTATTCTGTATTTCCTTCCTCATCAGCTTGGTATTGCTATTGGCTTCTTGCTCCCGCCCGTTCTTGTGCCCAACGTGGATGACATCAGTGAACTGGCTCAACACATCAGCGTCATGTTCTACATCACCGCCGGTGTGGCCAGCCTCATCTTTGTGCTGGTTGTGTTCG TGTTTCAAGAAAAACCCAAAACCCCTCCGTCTCTGGCTCAGGTGGCGCTCAGAGACATGCCCATGGGACAGAACTCATACATGGCTTCAATCTCAAGACTTTTCCGCAACAAGCCCttcatcctcctcctcatcaGCTACG GACTGAACGTTGGATGTTTCTACGCCGTTTCCACACTGTTGAACAGGATGATAATAGAGCATTACCCC GGTGAAGAGGTGAATGCTGGGAGAATTGGCTTGACTCTTGTCATTGCTGGCGTGGTGGGCTCTCTGATCTGTGGAATTTGGCtagacaagaccaagacttaTAA GCAGACGACTCTCTCAGTTTATCTGCTGTCGTTTGTGGGGATGGTGATCTACACCTTCACCCTGAACCTGGGTCATCTGTGGGTCGTGTTCCTCACATCAGGAGCGCTGGG GTTCTTCATGACGGGTTATCTGCCGCTGGGTTTTGAGTTTGCAGTGGAGCTGACGTACCCAGAGTCAGAGGGAACCTCGTCAGGACTGCTCAACTGCTCAGCACAG ATGTTTGGAATCGCATTCACCATCATTCAAGGCAAAATCATCGATCACTTCAGCACACTGGCCGGCAACATCTTCCTCTGTGTGTTCCTCCTCATCGGCTTCATCATGACAG TGCTTATAAAATCTGACCTGCGGCGACAGAAGGCCAACCAAAAGTCTCAGACAGAGATGAATGCT